Below is a window of Hippea jasoniae DNA.
TTGAGGCAGGTTTGGGAATTGAGAAATTCCTGTTAAAAAGCCTGTTAAAAACTGTTCTTTTACAATGAAATATGGCTGTTTTCTCGTACAGCGGGAAATGTTGTCGTAAAGCCAATTACAGAAACTTGATAGTAATATTATCAAGGTTGGTTGTTGTCGTGACAGGCTTTTTAGAAGGCCTGTTGCACTATTCCCGCTCCTGAAGGGAATTATCCGAATACAAATCATTTGAAATCATAGCAATTATAATAGAAATAGTTGCACTATTCCCGCTCCTGAAGGGAATTATCCGACCACCATCTGTCTTGGGTTTTCCCATTGTAGCTGGTGGTCGGACACTATTCCCGCTTGTCTGACTATCATGAGTTCTTCAAGGAGATTCTTAAATTGATGCTCAGACTCTTTTATCGAGTCCTTTCTTTTTTATTTATTCATGAGATACAAATATTCATCTGGCTTGATTGAGCTTAATTTATGTTTTAATAAGTGTTTTTTAGTAGAGGATAGATTTTTTAATTGAGTTTAAACAAAAGATTGGTGCTATCTTTCAAAAGAAAATAAGGATAAGAGGTCGATTTTATTAATTGAAGTAAATGTCTAATGTGTTCTGTAATAAATATTTGATTTGAATGGTTGGGGAATGAAAAACAGGGGGTTTTTAACTATTTAACTTTTAGATTATCAACAAAAGAAGGCTACCAGCAGCCGTTTTCTTCCATTTTTCTTTTTAATTCGATAAAAACATGTACTACATCATCTATTTCTAACAGATCAAAGTGGCTACCATCGTTAAAACCGATTACAAGTTTTTCCGTCATAAATAAACGACACAATAAGCATTCTTTGTATATATCTATAAACTCTATTTCGCTAAATTTGCGTTCCATGGTTTTTATTGCTGTCTTTATAACGATTGATTTATCTTTTATAATCAATCGAGTGAAACAGTTGACAGCGCACCAGATAACAAATAATAGAGCTATTACCAAGTAGCCAATAATTTTTGCTCTGCCAGACAAAACACCAGGTGGTATAAGTGAAAGAGTCATTATCCAGGCGAGGGCTACACTCATTTGTGACTGCTTTATGCTAAATGTCTTTGGTTTAACTGTTATCCAGCCTGTTTTGCTATCCTTGGTTATACAAGCCATTATAATGTCCACCTCGTTTTACTTTGTATTAACGATTAATAGTTGAATGCTGTATCGCGCCATTTTGATACTACCGCCTGGGGGTTTTCTAACAAATCAATTAGCTGTGAAGGATTTATAAAATTAACACCCAAATCTTTTGCTTTTTTCTTCAATACTGGAGAATGATGGCAGCTAACAAGCACAGGCACAGAAAACCTTCCACCTATAATTTTAGATAGAGAAGAAACCCTGCGGATGTGCTCGTCGTTGTTTAGTTTTTTTGATGTTTTTTTGCAGGAGAAATAGTAGAGTATGTTGTTTTTAACAGCAGCAACATCTATTTCATTTTTTAAATTTTTATCTAAATCCTCTATATTAATATTCACCTTTACCTCGTCAAAGAATCTGGATCGCTTCAGTGTTTCAAAGGTAAAGAACTCAAGGGCATATCCGCTTAATGAAAAATTCAAGGTTTCATGTCCATAAAATGTCTTTAGATGTTTGTCGAGAATTTTTTGCTCCTTTTTTATATAAAGATTAAGTTTGTTGAGATTTTTAGAGGATAGTTGTTTATCTGTGATGACCTTGCAGAAAAAGTTTTCTTTTATAAGTTTTTTATAGAATTCAAATAGTAAATCAATTTTATTACCCAGTTTTTCTTTGTAGTTGTTTGTCGATGTTATGGTATAGCCTGCAGTTTCAAAAAAGTCCGAAATTGTTAATATATTTTCTTTAATGCTTGATACAACTAATCCACTGTCCATGTCAAGAATGTTGCCTTCTGGCGTGTAATAGTAAACTTTCCCTCCGTTTTCAATAACCCATATAGATATAATGAAGGATGTAAATTTTGTTGAGGCATTTGATAGGTACACAACATCTTTGATGTTGGAGTTTGTTTTTGCTTTGTTCAAGACTGATATAATGTTTGTTTTGTTGTAGGTTTCTATAGGGATAATTTGAGTGGATATGCCTCTATTTTGAAAAAACTTTTCTGTATTTTTGCTTTTTTAATCGATACAGACCAATCTGTATAAAAGACAGTTATTCTATCTATTTTATTTTTAAAACCTAAGGCAAAAATTATATTGGGTAGAATCTCTTTTGCCGATGTTATCCATAACTCCATTTTGGGCTATTTATATAGATTTTTTCTTTTAAAGTCAAATGTATGAAATAGAGGGAATCTTTTATCTAATTTTCTTGCCGTTCCATTCACCGTTCCATGGTTTTGACTTAAACCCATACCTCCAGTGTCCTTTGAATGATTTACCGTTTTTAGAGAAGCTAAACTCAAATACACCGGCATCTTTGTTTGGCTTGTAAGTTGGAGCCTCTCTCCAGACTCCAGAAAGGATATTCCCTTTTAATGTTCCTTCTATTTTCCCGTTGTCATGGGTATAAGTGCCGATTATTTTATTGTTGTTTTGCTTTATAGTCATTAAACCAAAGTTAGTTTTCCATCTGCCTGAAATCTGCTGGATGTTTATATTATTTGAATCGGATGCATAATGTAATTTTATGTTGCCGATATTGTCTATTTCTATTATTTGTTGCCATTTTTTATGCGGATAGGAATAGTGTGTAATCCTGTCTTTTGTTATAACGGTTATCTTGCCAGCTTTTGAGTTTCCTTTTAAATTCAAAATAATGCTTTCTGTGTTATTGGCTGATAAAACTATATTGTTTTTTCCTTCATAAATCCTCTGGTTTATTTTGCCGTTTTTATATATTTTTGCGACTGCTTTTTGCATTACCAAACCTTTGTCGTTTTTGATTTTATAATCGGATAATCCTGATCGATTTAATATGATTATGTAATGGTTTTTAGATGCTTTTAAGGATAGCTGTATAACCTTATAAATCTCAGATTTTTTATATCTTTTGGTTGGTTTTTTTATTTGTGAGGCATATGCAGGTTGTATCAGGTTAAACCTGAAAAATTGATATGTCGTTTTTTTATTTGGTTTTAAGTTAGAGATTAAAGTTTCAACGAGCGTGTGTGCATACAGTGCAAGCGTATTATCCTTAACAAGCTGTTTTGCTGTGTCGCTGAGTTTTGATTCATCAAGCGAGGTTAGATACATAGAAAAGACATCTATAAAAACCTTTTTCCATTGCTTGCTTCTGACATCCTTAATAGTGCTGTCTGCTGTTAAACCGAGGTTTGTTGCGGTTATAACGGTTTTGGCTTTACCCACTACCTTGGCAAAAGGGATGTCTGTTAGACTGAGCAGAAGAAATTGTATGCTGGGCAGAAGGACAGTGTGCATAATTTCCTGACCCTCTGAGGCAAAGCCCTTAACTTTAAGCATATCGGTTAGGGCGTGATTGTTTGTTGGATTTGCATCAAATTTACTTGAATTTATTGCAATGTTAAACTGATAAGAGCCTCTTTCAAATACATCTATGCCGGGATATTGAACAAACGATTTAGTGTTTGATTTGCCATTGAAGGCAACGATAAACCTGTTGTCTTTTGTTTTTCTTAAGTCCCACAAAACTCCATCAAAAATGATAGGCTGTGTTTTTGGGTAGCTGTTTGAACCTTCCCATGCCGTAAATAGGGCACTCAACAATGCTTCTTGATCGGGATCTGGAGGAGCTGGAATAAAAGCAGTCTGTGAAATTTTTAGATCAACAGTCAAATCAAAATCCTTAAATATTTTTACAAGGTCTGCCTGCGGGTGAAATCTATCCACCACAAAAATTTTAAAAGGGTTGAATATTGCAGCATACAATGAGTTTGACTGAAATCCTGTTTCAACAGACTCAATGGCTAAATCGATGCCCACAGAGAAGTGTATTTGCTTTTTTAGTTTTAATTCTGGAATCTGGATGGTAATTGTTTCATCGTAGGCTTTTTGCATCGTTGGCAAACCTACCCAGTGGTAGTAAAGGGTATATTTATCTTGTGGTTGAACTTCTATTGTTATGTTTTTTAAACCACCCCTATCACCATAATTTTTTACAAGAGCACCACCTGAGTTTGAATCTATTGTAATAATTGCTCTGTATGGTTTTTTATCTGGTTTGTTGATAGCTTTGAAGCTGAAACTTATTTTGTTGTAGTAGGAAGGATAGGCGGGTAGTATTTGGTATTTTGCATAAGCGGCTATCTTTTTAATTTTGCTGTTTATATGGATTGTGATACTTGCAGATTGGGCTGTATTTGTATCAATTGCCATTATGAATACACTTGTTTGCACTTTCTTTGAGTTTTGTAATTCTCTGTCTGTTGGAGCTGTGTAGACAACCTCTGCCTCTCCCGATGAGTTGGTTGTAGCCTTGAGAGTAGATAGTTTGCCAAATTTTGGTTGAGTAAATTTTATGTATCTATTCTTAACAGGTTTTCCTTTTGTATCCTTTACAATTACCTTCAACATACATCTGCTATTTTTGTTAGGTGTTGTGTTTAATGGTAGAGGGGTTTGTGATTTTAATTCAATTGTTTCGGTTTTGTTATTATTTGTATAAAAGTTGTCATAGTGATTAAATGCATCAAGGAGAGTAAAGGCAACATCGTGGGTTATCTGTTTTACGGAGTTAAAATTCCCACCACAGCCGTAGTTTACATTGTGTAAAATAACATCTATGCTTACTGCAACAGGTGTGTCGCCTATGAATTTGATCAATAAAATTCCTCCTGAGGCGATAGAGAACTCTTCTTTTGATGTATTTTTAGGGGCTGATATACCATACAGCAGCAAAAAGTCTTTTCCGTTTTCTAAAAAGACATGCCCAAATTGGTGAGGATTGCTTAAAAAACGGTTGTAAAAGTTGTTGATTGTACTTACAACCGTGTTGCAGTCAAGCTCGTTGAAAAAACTGTAATTTATTTTTAAAGCAAGGAGATATGTTAAGGTGTTTCTGTTTATATGCGATGGATTAACCGCATCTGCAATCCAGTAGAGTTTAGTATTCGGGATGGTTTTGAAATATACGGTATTTTTTTCAAATGCAGGAAGTGAGGGTAGATATGGTTGTTTGTTTGGAAAGTGAAGCTTAAAAGTAGGGTAGAGTTGCCTGG
It encodes the following:
- a CDS encoding Card1-like endonuclease domain-containing protein, with product MNKAKTNSNIKDVVYLSNASTKFTSFIISIWVIENGGKVYYYTPEGNILDMDSGLVVSSIKENILTISDFFETAGYTITSTNNYKEKLGNKIDLLFEFYKKLIKENFFCKVITDKQLSSKNLNKLNLYIKKEQKILDKHLKTFYGHETLNFSLSGYALEFFTFETLKRSRFFDEVKVNINIEDLDKNLKNEIDVAAVKNNILYYFSCKKTSKKLNNDEHIRRVSSLSKIIGGRFSVPVLVSCHHSPVLKKKAKDLGVNFINPSQLIDLLENPQAVVSKWRDTAFNY
- a CDS encoding Ig-like domain-containing protein, which gives rise to MISFFITTSAFAQSAFSLGDQFKHRCKISLKKAKSESIYAEKLKQKIYHIKDDKENSSQQLSHILQAALGRIEESLKAFNFKAAEVYEFDYLNKSTLEEFNREKTFLFNKYKSRYISILQKKLNLFFVNLSKKSWQIKWNPASIPYFPTLKDYLDASIKETSNASLKKRLIKELNKLNSLDQKSREKINKRFKENSWNELNRLTKFELGKTARQLYPTFKLHFPNKQPYLPSLPAFEKNTVYFKTIPNTKLYWIADAVNPSHINRNTLTYLLALKINYSFFNELDCNTVVSTINNFYNRFLSNPHQFGHVFLENGKDFLLLYGISAPKNTSKEEFSIASGGILLIKFIGDTPVAVSIDVILHNVNYGCGGNFNSVKQITHDVAFTLLDAFNHYDNFYTNNNKTETIELKSQTPLPLNTTPNKNSRCMLKVIVKDTKGKPVKNRYIKFTQPKFGKLSTLKATTNSSGEAEVVYTAPTDRELQNSKKVQTSVFIMAIDTNTAQSASITIHINSKIKKIAAYAKYQILPAYPSYYNKISFSFKAINKPDKKPYRAIITIDSNSGGALVKNYGDRGGLKNITIEVQPQDKYTLYYHWVGLPTMQKAYDETITIQIPELKLKKQIHFSVGIDLAIESVETGFQSNSLYAAIFNPFKIFVVDRFHPQADLVKIFKDFDLTVDLKISQTAFIPAPPDPDQEALLSALFTAWEGSNSYPKTQPIIFDGVLWDLRKTKDNRFIVAFNGKSNTKSFVQYPGIDVFERGSYQFNIAINSSKFDANPTNNHALTDMLKVKGFASEGQEIMHTVLLPSIQFLLLSLTDIPFAKVVGKAKTVITATNLGLTADSTIKDVRSKQWKKVFIDVFSMYLTSLDESKLSDTAKQLVKDNTLALYAHTLVETLISNLKPNKKTTYQFFRFNLIQPAYASQIKKPTKRYKKSEIYKVIQLSLKASKNHYIIILNRSGLSDYKIKNDKGLVMQKAVAKIYKNGKINQRIYEGKNNIVLSANNTESIILNLKGNSKAGKITVITKDRITHYSYPHKKWQQIIEIDNIGNIKLHYASDSNNINIQQISGRWKTNFGLMTIKQNNNKIIGTYTHDNGKIEGTLKGNILSGVWREAPTYKPNKDAGVFEFSFSKNGKSFKGHWRYGFKSKPWNGEWNGKKIR